The nucleotide window AACAttgctggggaaaagggggactGCTCACTTGGTTACAGAATCTTCTTTGAATTCTAGAGGTCTGGAAGCAGAGTTGCTATTCCACTTGCAGCTTAGAGCAGAACAACATTTgaggaatgctgtccccaggaaATCATGCCTGGCACAATCACTGTCAGCCTGTAGATGCCAGGCAATGTTGGGGATTGTACTCTGGCGTTGTTTCTGGCCTCTCTTGTGGGGTTCATCTCGTGGTGGAGTCGGATTCATCCTTTTTATAGTTATTGTTGGGTGAGCATTTTTAGCAGCTTTTGCTCTATTGTATTTTTCTTATGCATTTGTGGTGTAAACTGATTTTCAAGTTTGGTATTTTATGGATCTGTaaagttgttttggaaagtgtgacaaatgtaattattattgttaataatagcaataataataggaATGATCGGATGCTTCTAAATGTTTTGCATCTTGAAGTACCTTGGGATGCTCCCTTTCTTCCACAGACACAGTGGCTAGAGTCCCAGCCAGCATTACTACCCTAGTTCCGTCTACCTGGTACTCACCCCAATATCGCATAGGACAGCAGTTCTGGAAGGTCATAGGGAAACTCCACACGCCAGCTGGTCCGGAACAGAACGGCCACAGTTTCTGGAGGGGGAGGAAGCACAAGGTGGATCGCCAGTGGTCATTTTGAACCTCGGCTCCGCACCAACTGGGCCTCGGGCCCTGCCTTGCTGCTAGGAATCCAGGTTTGGACAAGTGAGGAAATACAAGAGGCAATAACCAAAGAGCTTCAACCGAAAGCAGGACTTCTTTGGTTGTGGCTCCAGAATGGTGACTCCTGCAACTGACCAGCCTGACTGTGTTCTACCTTGCCCTTGCTGCAGAGACAAATTAAACCACTCTTATTTTGACAGGCATTTGGGATTTTGCTAGGAATGGCACATTCACTGTTGATTTATGCgaggaggcagcagcaatggTGTAGCGCCTCCATGAGCTCTTGCAGGAGGTGTCACCACACTTCACAAGTCTGCATGTGGCCCTCCTGCCTAACCTTTTTCATTGCTGATGACACCGCCTGCAAGGACAGAGGCATGACACCATTGCTCCTCCCATCCTAGCTTCTGAATTGCTTCATCCTTGTCTATATATTAATGTTCATGATTATTTCATTATGTCTAAACTGTCTTGGGAACATTTGGGTTATAGGCTGTGTAAATATGCGGTAAATTAATCAACAAGAGAAAAAGAATATTCCGGTAttcactatgcctctgaataccagttgctgggaattgcaactggggagagcactgctgttgcacccagggcctgcttgcaggcttccatttGAGGCATGCGGTTGACCAAtatgagaacagggtgctagAGCGGATCAGCCTTTGCTTCTGATccagctgcaatcggcagggttcttcttagaaagaggaggaggggagctgcaCCTATTGAATTTCTGACTGCTATGTAGCTGTGAAAGGCACAGAACCTATCAGGAGAACAAGCATCTCTCCCTCCTCTTCACCTCCTGCTGTGTCTTCTCCACATTTACCTCTTGTGTTGTTCAGCAGAGCTAGCAAGCGGAAGGTAAGCGCTGCGCACGTTGCAGCAAAGAATCCCCTCCAGTAATTGCGCACGGCAAAGTGGGTGCCAGTGGCCTCCACCCCAAACAGCACTCCTACGGAGAGAAATCTACTGTGAAAAGGGGAAGAGCTTGTGGAGTGGAGTGAGACAAATCTTGAGACAAGCTGTGGTTACCTCCAACAGGAGCCACAAAACAGCATGCCACTCCCACGGCAACCCCTGCGGTCAGCAACTCGTACTTGCGCCCTGGGTTCTGTGGAGAAGCAACAAAGCCTTGCAAAGGGCCGAGGTGCATGCAATGCGACGTGTGAGCACTGCTACGGTGCATGTCAGAGTAGGATCAGTGCTTTGTCTAGTCGGGGTGGGGGGACTGGCACTGTGGTGAGACTCAGGGCAGCCACACTTACCTCAGCAGAACCTGCAAATTTGACCATGACTTTGCCTAGCAGCATGGATAGGATTGTGGCCATGTGCACGAAGGGACCCTATGGGGAGAGAAGGGTAAAAGTCATGGGTGCAACGATGGGCAGAAAGACTCAGAACTACACCCCAGATTGGCTTTGTCAACCctgctgccctccaaatgttttagactacaactcccattaaccccaactagcatggctgcactatgctggctgcggctaatggcagttgtagtccaaatcatctggagggggactaggttggggaaggtcaCTCTAGAAGCAAAATCTTAAGACTGGGGAGCAAGTGCATTTTTCCTTGAGTAGACATTAATGCAAATGCAGGCACTGCACATTGACGCATGGAGGCACCAAGTTGTGCACACATGGCCATTTCGCATATTGCAGATTATCCCTGGAACTGTAGCCTGCGGAAGATGCGTAAAAATCTGTTCCTTAAAGAAAAATTTCCTGAGTTTTCTAGGAAGAGGCAAATATAACCAGTGGACACCTTGAACTCTGCATTGTTTTGATGCTCAAATTCCCTCTCATGTAAGTCACCTTGAGCCTCAGAAAAGCAACACACAACACTGAAACATTCTCACGTTAATAAAATTAAAGAATTATTAAATGCACACAGGCAGGTCCACAGGAATGGCCGACTCTCTCTCTCCTGGGTTGGGAATTCTTCTCTTACGTGTTCCTTCACACATGACCGTGTAGTTAAAAAATGCTTGCTGACCATTGGGATATCAAATCCACACATgacacacataaataaataaataaatgccttttaatttttttttttttaaagtgtaaggTTCTAGACCACATGAAGCCCAATTTTAAAAGGTTCTTTTAGCTCAACATATGTAGTACAGCATTGAATGGAGAACTGCACATAGAATGTTTCTTCCCTGCACAGGAGACATACCTGCCTGCACCCACTTAATTCGAACTCACCACTTTCCCGAGGAAGATCGTGCTTCCCGCTGCTAAGGTGCAAACCACCCCTACCAGCTTGGCCACCAGTGTCCGGAAGGTGAAGAATTCATGTAACATAACCCCATGGAGAGCCACCTTCAGCTCCGGGATCCCAGAGCCtgtggggagaagaggaagcggagaaggaaggaaagagaggcTCCGGTCCAAACTGGACCCCACCGGCCCCATGTGCCACTAATTAACACTggatggtgggtgggtggctggtgcccattgggactggtagggcggaaggcagagagaccaacagtgGAGGAGCCACAGAAGCCggagccaatgaaaggcagagctaccccctgattggttgtaagtaggaaggcaggcaaggAGGTAAGGGctagctgaaggcagactgaggttgggggGCAATtcaccatttgccctaatggaccagctctCCGCTGACTGACACTGGGCATGACCCAGTGGGAAGTTCTTCTGCACAATCCTCTGCTGCAATGAAATGGAGCTCCCCCGGATGCTGCCTACGATGGTCGCAGATTTCTCCCGCTCTGCCACTTATCACGGCCCTTGAAGCCTGCCTATTaaactcccctccccatctctcggGTCCCTGCCATCTCCCCCAACCGAAAGGCTGTCACAAGCTGGAGGACTCACCGGCCGCCTGGGGCGAGATGTACTTGGCTGCGGCTGCGGACACTGTCATCAGAACCACGTGGTACAAGGTCCAGGAGAAGAACTGCAGGCAACGGTGCTCTGCCAGCTGGTCATAAACCCACAGGCTGGCTACGGGCGGGCGCAGGAATCAAACAGGGGGAGTCAGTTGTCAGGGGTGCAGCATCTTGATTCATTTATGGGttttatctattattattattattattattattattattattattattataatataccACTTTCTGGGCAAAAGGCCCCCATCCACATGTAGATAGaatcagcttttgccaacctggtgccttccagctgttttggactacaactcccatcaggggctgatgggagttgtagtccaaaacacctaaagggcaccaggatggcaaaGGCTGAGCTATATAATTTCCAGGGTCTGTGGCAGCATCTGCCTTGGAGACATTTAGTAGCCCaacatttatggaatgctctctcaAGTAAGTCCCACCTGGTGCCAACCTCGCCATTGTTTCAGAGCCGGGCACTGACATTTTTGTTCTCCAAGGCACCTGGGCATTACCAAtgataaatctttttttaaaaaaatgttgttattGAATGTCTTACTTTGATTGTAAATTTGCTTTGGGACTTTATTTTAGTTGGAAGCAATGTAAAGATTTTAAAAACCTTACCTAACTAGGTTTAATGCCAACGACATCTACAGGTAGGGCTAGTTGGTgttgacaaattcacagaggaggaggaagcgggaGAGGTTTGTCAATAGCTATTATTCAGgatggctaaatggaacctccatgttcaggaaCAGTCTAGATTTGAGTACTGATTGGTTGGAATAAGCAGCGGGAGAAGGCAGTTGCCAACATGCCCTGCCTGTGGGTTTCTCACAagccggatgctggactagacagaccttctggttggatccagcagggctcttccaatGTTGCTATGCTCTTTCTCATACAGCGTTTGCTTGGGGCAGAATCCAAATAGGGTTGTTTGGAGAACCACAGAGACTGCATGCCTGTCTCTTATCACCCCAGATGAGCCCCAGCATGCATAAAACTGGGGCATAGTTTCTTTAAGGAGAGGGGCCACAGCGGTTTGAGCTTGATTTAAGCATGACCTCTGACCTGAAACTGTTTCCTCCAAATTTCTGAAGTTTATGTAACAGATGCgaataggcagctgccttatttgTAGTCAAGCCCTTGCTCCATCTAGgctaatattgtctacactgacaggcaacagctctccagaggtTCAGATAGGGAATTTTCCCCAGCCCACCTGGAGACGCTAACATCGAACCTggcactttctgcatgcaaagcggatgctgtagcccctgagctacagcccttccctgtttCTACATGGTAAGAGGAACACAGTTTGCACAAGCTCAGAGGCACCACCACCAAAGAGATAGGGAACCGCAATCAGAAATGAGTTTTTTTACTAgtgtattttaggatgttttatccttgtttttacacttgtttctaatgtttgtttttGGAAGGCGCTTTCAATTTGCTTTTCTAAAAACAGGTGACTATTATTGCTGTTAGTGCTGTTATTATGACTGTTTTCTCATACTCACAGAGTGGGACTGTGCTTACTGTTGGATTCTCACGGAAAACTTAATTGGGTTTTACAATCCAACAGAGAATTCTGGGGGGGGCAGCTAGAGGAAGGGGGAAGCTCACCTCGCTGGAATTTTGAGACGGTGATGTCCAGGCCAAAGCTGAGGGTGGCCATGGAGAtgccgaggaggaagaggaagatccAGTCTTCACCAAACTTGAGGATCTGCAGGCGGATGGAGAGGCCCAGCGCTGGAAACAGACAGAGTTGCCGGTGTTCCCATCAagcttgtaagaacataagaacagagcCCTGCAGCTCACCCAGAACAGAGCCCACCTAGACCAGCCCCCTGTTGTCAcaatggccaaccggatgccccagcgggaagctggcaagcaggacctgagcgcaagagtgcTCTCCTCTcaggtggtttccagcaactggcattcagggccATCCAGCCTCCGACGGTGAAGGTCAAAGCctcagaagctcctcctgtcctgcgaccCGCGGctactgctgcggatcgcagaaggggagcggaggggcccctcagggggccctgtagctccaggggccctcgggccagtgccccacctgaccgccctttagaaccggccctgataaaATCAACACCCCCATAGTCGACCCCCTCATTGTCTCCCCCCCGGACACAGTCTTGGCACAGATTCCATCCACTGCAAAAACCTTtcctaatctggtgccctccagatatttaggACCACAACCATCAGACCCAGCCGCCTGTTCTTACTACGCCTCCCTCCCACTTGCTACTCCAGCCCCCCCCAGCCCTGCCTGTAGCACCTCTTACGTTTCAAGGCCCCCAGAAGCTTTCGCGCACATCCTCGCCCCTTCGGCTCCTGAAAGACCTTGCCAAAGGACTCCTCCAGGAGCTGTTTATCAGCTGCGCTCTTGGAGGGCTGGCCTTGGGGGCCCAGCTCTAGGTCCCCATCCTTAGGAACTTGCTCCCTGCAGTTCCACAGCCTCATGATGATCCAAGTCAGGCTCTTCACCCTGATGACTCCTGCTTATAAAGCACCAGCCAGGTGGAAGGGGGTGTGGGTGTGTTGGGCAAGGGCTGTGGGCCACCTGTAAAGCTGGTCTGAGCTGCAGAAGGCAGGTGGGGTGGGAAGGACCAGGACAGGATAGACCAGAGAGGGGAAGGTGGGCGGACACAGAgacgagggggggagggggggagagaacaagCGAGCAAGAAAAGACAGCCAAGAGCTTTGTGGCACCTGAAAGACAAACTGATTTAGCcagaggctcccaaactgtggtccatggaccaccagtggcctgcaAGTTTCATTCAGATGCTCCGtggtgtgtctgtgaagaacacttagaATGTGAACTCTATGAAATTCAacttgtaatacaataaatacaatagaagagaaagcagcagcagtaaaaacacaattaaatatcatgcagcatctagcacagcacactacaattactacaacaagcagggaaaaaatcattaagtggtctgccaagaccctcagcaattttcaagtagtctgtgggggggggagtttagaAGCACTAGATTTGGCTTGCTGTAGGCCACTCTGTCAGATGCAAGAGGCAAGGATTCTCTGAAAGGGGGCCCTGGATGGGCAAGCCCATTTTGGCTGAGAGCAGGACTCCTGCAGGGTCTCTGGGTTGGGGTCTGCTGCTTTGATTTTCCAGCAACCTTTGACCTCGGTCGTGCCAAACGAACGTaacagcctgctagatcaggggcCAATGGCCCTTCTAGTACAGCATCTGGAGGATTATCTCAATGGGCAACGGAAAAGTCATCTCTCCATATACAGGCTGGGTCCATGTGTGTTTTTCCATGGAAATTGTCCCCCCCCCTCAGTTCTCCGACTCACAGTGGAAGGAATGCCCTACCTTCTTCAGCTCCTGACCTGGGACTTTCCACCACTTatggggaagaagggaggaacaTACAGGAAGTGACAAACTGGTGAGACGGATGGAGAACGGGACGCAGCTCCGCTCAAAGGCCGTTAATTGTCACTATCACcattaaagcaggtgtggggagcctttggccttccagatgttgctgagctacaactcccataaacccctgcaagcatggctaatggtcaggagtgatggtgGATGTAATTCAGCAACTGGGGGGCAGCAACCctcccaggtttcaggcaggagacattcccagctctacctggagttgctggtcCTTTGCCAGTCAGATGTCCACATGGAAGTGTTGGCTAGTTGGAGTACTTTTCAACAGGTTCAGCGTCTCCTGGGGAAGACAGTCCTGACCACAGTTATTGATGCTCCGGCAACATCCAGCTCTACATGGGGGCCTGCCTTTATTCGGAAGCTCAGCTGGGTCAGCAGGACGCAGTCTCCAGCAGGGCAACTGGGGTGAAACATACGCAGGAGGGAAGGATTTTGTTAGGGCGCCCTCTTTCTTGGTTAGCAAAAcgtttccaggctcagttcaaaAGGCTGTCAATGCCCTTTACAGCCCTAAATGGTCCAGAACCATCTTCACTCACCTGGCCCAACGCTTCAGCTGATGTGGGGGGTCCTCATTGGTGTCCTTCCTGCACCTGCCAGGTTTCCGAGGTACGGAAGTCCCCCATTTGCAGCATCCTGCCTGCAGATGCCCTCCCCAGGGAGACCCACCAGGCTCCATCACAGCCCCACTGCAGGCGCCTGGAAAGTAACTGAGGGTGGGATCAGGAGCCGGCTGTTGGTCTCCGTCCAATGCTTCACTTTGCTGGTTTTGAGAGCTCTCCTATCCCGTGCCaggtttctcttcctcctcctcttggtttttttttgggaggtggggaggtGGTTGTT belongs to Rhineura floridana isolate rRhiFlo1 chromosome 11, rRhiFlo1.hap2, whole genome shotgun sequence and includes:
- the LOC133366791 gene encoding chloride channel protein ClC-Kb-like; translated protein: MRLWNCREQVPKDGDLELGPQGQPSKSAADKQLLEESFGKVFQEPKGRGCARKLLGALKPLGLSIRLQILKFGEDWIFLFLLGISMATLSFGLDITVSKFQRASLWVYDQLAEHRCLQFFSWTLYHVVLMTVSAAAAKYISPQAAGSGIPELKVALHGVMLHEFFTFRTLVAKLVGVVCTLAAGSTIFLGKVGPFVHMATILSMLLGKVMVKFAGSAENPGRKYELLTAGVAVGVACCFVAPVGGVLFGVEATGTHFAVRNYWRGFFAATCAALTFRLLALLNNTRETVAVLFRTSWRVEFPYDLPELLSYAILGVLCGGICSVFLFCHRNILIFLQNQQRIKHFMVNNKIWYAGVIALLLSSITFPQGSGQYIGARLSMKQLLETFFNNMTWGLEEAPLGSNGTRQPPNRTDDFTWLQWTHPALSSLEVASFFLIAKFFMVLLASTMIVPAGYFLPVFVYGAGLGRLYGEVMAKIFPDGIVSEGIHMRIIPAGYALAGAAAYSGAVTQTLSTALLTFELTGQMSHILPVLVAVLIANAISQRSQPSFFDGIIIVKQLPFLPKLSTGKSRCVKPWPPGFGGGSCADFPNRVPSSFFGLQIPESLTMHSAGCWEL